The Staphylococcus simiae genome includes the window ATCTTTAACTTGTAATTCAATTAAGCCATCATCAAGTAAAATATATGATCCCACTTGAACATCATTAATTAAATTTTCATATGTTACTGAGAACATATCTGGTGTACCTTCAACTTCATTCATACTAACAATCACTTCATTGCCTCGTTCAAGTTCAATTACACCATTTTTCATGTTATGTGTACGGATTTCTGGACCTTTTGTATCTAATAAAATAGCTACAGTTTTACCTAGACGTTTAGAAACTTTACGGATTGTGTCAATTCTACCTTTATGTTCTTCATGACTACCGTGTGAAAAGTTTAAACGCGCTACGTTCATACCTGCATTAATTAATTTTTCAATCATTTCTTCTGATTCTGAAGCTGGTCCTATAGTACATACAATTTTAGTTTTTCTCATTACTAAATTCCTCCTGAGATTTTATATAGACAATTTTTTAGCTAATTCGTATAATTCTAAATCAAATTTATGATCATTGCCATCAAAGATGTCATCAAACGGCGTTGCAGTTACTTTATTATTTTTAATACCAACACCTTTAGCAGTTTCACCATTCATTAATAATTCAACTGCATATCCACCAAGACGTGATGCTAATACTCTGTCTGCGCCGGTTGGACTACCACCGCGTTGAATGTGGCCTAATACTGACACTCGTGTATCAATATTAATAAACTCAGCTAGTTGATTTGAACATTCTTGAGCTGTCATAACACCTTCTGCTACTAACACAATCGAATGTTTTTTACCTCGTTTAATACCTTGTTCAATTTTTTCAGCAACTTCTTTAAGATCTGTCTTAACTTCAGGAACCATTATTGTTTCAGCTCCTACTGAAAGTCCAGCCCATAATGCTAAATCTCCACAATCTCTTCCCATTGCTTCAATAATGAACGTTCTTGCATGACTTGATGCAGTGTCTCTGATTTTATCTACTAAGTCAATAATAGTATTTAAGGCAGTGTCAAATCCAATTGTAAAATCAGTACCATTAATATCGTTGTCAATAGTACCAGGAATACCAATTGTTTGGATTTCTTTACACTCTTGACTAATCAATTGAGCGCCTCGATAACTACCATCCCCACCAATAACTACAAGACCCTCAATGTCACGTTTACGTAAATTGTTAATAGCAATTTGACGCACTTCTGGCTTTTTAAATTCAAGACATCTTGCTGAATATAAGAATGTTCCACCTCGTTGGATTGTATCTCCAACAGAGCCAAGTTCAAGTTTATGAATATCATCGTCTACTAAACCTTGATATCCATGATATACTCCGTAAACTTCGATTTCATTATAAATTGCTGTACGAACTACTGCTCTAATGGCAGCATTCATTCCCGGTGAATCTCCACCACTTGTTAAAACTGCAATTTTTTTCATGACGACATACCTTTCTATAACAGATTTATCTTTAACTCTAAATTACCATAAATTATTACACCATTCCATCAAAAGAAATATATTGTGTCAATGTAAACGTTTTAAATATTGAAAATTATTTTAACACAATAAAAAAGATTAGTAATCAATAAAATGACTACTAATCTCTATTATTATTATTCAATATATGAACCTATATTTCTAAATTTATCAAAACGATCTTGAGCAACTTCTTCTGCAGAAAATTGTTGTAATTCAGCTAATTGTTTTACAAAAGCATCTTTAATAGCTAAAGCTTGAGTCTCAATATCTTTATGGGCACCACCGATAGGTTCATTAATAACTTGATCGATAATACCTAATTGTTTAATATCATTAGCCGTGATTTTCATAGTTTCAGCTGCTATTTTAGCAAGATTACTATCTTTCCATAATAATGCTGCAGCACCTTCTGGTGAAATAACAGAATATGTACTATTTTCTAGCATTAACACTCTATTGGCAATACCAATTCCGAGTGCGCCTCCACTTCCGCCTTCACCGATTACAATTGCAATCACAGGTACTTTTAATGATGCCATTTCTACAAGATTTGTAGCAATAGATTCACTTTGACCACGTTCTTCAGCAGCTTTACCTGGGTAAGCACCTTTTGTATCTATAAAAGTAAATATTGGTCTATTAAATTTTTCAGCTTGTTTCATTAGACGCAAAGCTTTTCTATATCCTTCAGGGTGAGCCATACCAAAGTTTCGATAAATATTATCTTTGGTATCTTTACCACGTTGTTGTCCTACGACAGTCACTGCTTGACCATTTAAAAAACCGATACCACCAATCATAGCTGGATCATCTCTAAAGTTTCTATCTCCGTGTAATTCCATAAACGAATCAAATATATATGGAATATAATCTAATGAGGTAGGTCTTTCTTGTAAACGTGCAATTTGTACACGATCCCATGGTTTTAAATTGGTATATATTTTTTTAGTTTCTCTTTCTAAAGATGTTTCTAGCATGTCAATTTCTTCTTGTAAATCAACATCATTTTTTTCTTGGGATTCTTTTAATGAGTCAATTTTATGTCTAATTTCATAAAGTGGTTTTTCAAAATCTAACATTATTTACTCACCCCTTGATGTATTTTAAGAATTTGTGATAAAGTTTTACGCATTTCCTTACGATGAACTACTTTATCCAATTGACCATGCTCTAACAAGAATTCAGCCGTTTGAAAATCGTCCGGTAACTTTTCATTGATTGTTTGTTCAATGACACGACGACCTGCGAAGCCAATTAAAGCTTTCGGTTCACTTAAATTAATATCTCCGACTGAAGCAAAGCTCGCTGATACACCACCAGTTGTCGGGTTTGTTAAATAAGAAATATATAATAAACCAGCATCTGAATGACGTTTTAAAGAAACGCTTGTCTTGCCCATTTGCATTAGAGATATAATCCCTTCTTGCATACGAGCACCACCACTAGCTGAAAATAAAATAAATGGTAAACGATGTTCCGTACAGTAATCTATAATACGACATATTTTCTCACCGATAACAGATCCCATACTTCCCATTCTAAAACGCGAATCCATAACTGCAACGCCATATTTTATACCATCTAACTCTGCTGTACCCGTAATAACCGCTTCATTAAGACCTGTTTTTTGTTGGTCTCTTTCAATTTTTTCTAAATAACTAGGAAAATCTAATGGATTCGCAGAGGTCATTCCCTTATCGAATTCTGTAAATGTTCCTTCATCTGAAATTGCTTCTATTCGTTTATCAGCTGTTAAAGCAATATGATGATCACAGTTAAAGCACACATTTAAATTTTCAGCTAATTCTTTTGTGTACATTATTTTTTTACAATTAGGACACTTAGTCATAATACCTGCTGGCACTTCATTGTTCTTAGAGTCTTGCACCGTAAGATATTTTTTCTTCTTTGTTCGATTAAAAAAATCTTTAAACATAGGTAAACCTCCAAATAACCTCTGTTCTAACCATATAGAGTATCAAACGACAATTTTATAAAAATTACTACTTTATCAACTCTGATTATGACAAATTAAAATATAGATTTCTTAGTATGATTAAACTTAATTTATTGTAAATCTGTTAATTTTATTGTTTTATCATACACATCTTGTGGATCCACTTCAATTCTAGCAACACCTGATTCCATAGCTGCTTTAGCAACATTGCGAGCCACTGATGGTGCAACACGTTTATCAAATGGTCCAGGTATACAATAATCTTCATTTAATTCACTACTATTTATTAAATCAGCAATTGCTTCGACAGCTGCTTTTTTCATGTCTTCATTTATGTGAGTTGCTTCAACTTCTAATGCACCTCTAAAAATACCTGGGAAAGCAAGTACATTATTTATTTGGTTCGGATAATCTGAACGTCCTGTACCTATTACTTTAGCACCTGCTTCTTTAGCATCATCCGGGTTTATTTCAGGATTAGGGTTTGCCATTGCAAAGATAATTGGATCAGTTGCCATACTTTTAACCATATCTTGTGATAATGCATTAGCAACAGATACACCAATAAATACATCGGCATCTTCAATTACACGCTCTAATGAACCTTCAATTTTATCTTTGTTTGTCCATTTTGCTACTACATCTTTTGTTTCATTCATACCATATGGGCGACCTTCAAATATCGCACCTCTTGAATCACACATAATCATATTTCTTACACCATAAGAATATAATAATTTCACTATAGCAATACCTGCTGCACCAGCACCATTTAAGACAACTTTAATTTCTGATAGATCTTTATGAACAACTCTTAATGCATTAATTAAACCTGCCATCGTCACTATTGCTGTCCCATGTTGATCATCGTGAAAGACTGGAATATTTGTTTCTTTTTTTAATCTTTCTTCGATTTCAAAACATCTAGGTGCAGAAATATCTTCTAAATTAATTCCACCATAATTAGGTTGTAATAATTTCACTGTTTTGATAATTTCTTCTGTATCAGTAGTATCCAATGCAATAGGTACACCATTAATTCCAGCAAAACTTTTAAATAATACTGCCTTACCTTCCATAACTGGAATACTTGCTTCCGGACCGATATTTCCTAAACCTAATACAGCCGTTCCATCAGTAATAACAGCAACTGTATTACCTTTTATTGTATAGTCGTATACTTTACGTGGATCTTCATAAATTGCTTTACATGGTTCGGCAACACCTGGAGAATAAGCTAAACTTAATTCTTCTTTATTAGTCACTTTCACGTTAGGTTTTACTTCTAATTTACCTTGATTACGTTTATGCATTTCTAATGCTTCATCTTTTAATGACATGTCTACATCCCCTATTTTGATATTTATTTGTAAAAAATTAATATTTTAAAACTCATTACATCATAAAAGGTAAAAAATGGGTTAGTCTTTTAAATAAGTTAAACATTAAATGTTAATAGTAAATATATGGACTTATTTTACTTTTGAATACTAAATCATAATTTTATTTTTTCATACAATATATTAACTTGTTTGTGCTTTTTGTGCTAATTATTGTTATGTAAATACTTAAATTAACTAAGCAGACATAAAAATAATAAGAATAAAAAACAATATAAAAATAAACTGATAGTTAATAATATCTAACCATCAGTTTACTATATCATAATTTTTTATTTGATAAAAGTTATATAAGTCTAATATCTGTAGGCTTGAACGATTGAATAAACTCATCTAAGCGACTTTCTTTTTGATTAATATAACCAATAGGTATCATATTATTTGTTGTTTCATCATAAAACATTATTTCTATATCAATTTGATGTTGCTTCTGATTATATATAATCTCCTTAAATTCATCTATGTTTTCTTTTGTTCGAATAACAATTTGTTTAGTCGATAATCTTTTTTGCTCTTCATAATGATCAAGTTGCATTATATCATTGATAATAAATTGTTTTTGTTGATTTCGCACATCAAATTTACCGCTAATAATATAATAATCATGTTGTGATAGTTCTGTTTCATACTTTTTATATTTATCAGGGAAAATAACCCCGTCCAACATTTGTCTGCCATCATTCAGTGTCACAAAGGCCATATTTTGACCATTTTTAGTACGAATTTGTTTGATATTATCAAATTGTACTAATATAGGATGATAGTTTTTAGCATTTGCTAACTTGTATATAGTTAAATATTGTTTCTTTTCGAACATTTTTTCAACAGGATGTTTTGAAATATAAAATCCTAAATATTCCTTTTCGAACTGGCTTATCAAACCATCAGATAATTCTTCTTTTTCTTCATAAATTTCTTTGGGCGTTAACATATCAAATAATAAATTTTCTTGTTCAATATTTAAGCCATCATCCATAACTTGATCAATGGCATGTAATAGCGTTGCACGTGTCTTGTTAAAATTATCAAACGCGCCTACCAAAATTAAAGCTTCTAACAATTTCTTGGTCTTAACACGCTTAGGAATACGTCTTGCAAAATCAAAAAAATCTTTAAATTTACCATTTTGATAACGTTCGTCAACAATTACTTTAACACTTTGGTAACCAACACCTTTAATCGCTCCTAGTGACAGGAAAATGCCTTTTGGTGTTGCTTTATAAAACCAATGACTCTCATTAATATTCGGTGGTAATATTTTTATATTTTGTTGCTTAGCTTCTTCAATTATTTGAGCCGTCTTTTTATCTGCACCAATCACATTACTTAAAATATTTGCATAAAAATAATTTGGGAATCTTACTTTCAAATATGTCATAATATAAGCAATTTTTGAATAGCTTACCGCATGCGCTCTAGGGAAACCATAATCAGCAAATTTTAAAATTAAGTCAAAGATTTGTGTACTTATCGCTTCACTATAACCATTAGCGATAGCACCCTCAATAAAATGTTGACGTTCACTTTCTAATACTGCTCTATTTTTTTTACTCATCGCACGTCTCAATATATCCGCTTCACCATAACTGAAATTAGCAAACTTACTAGCTATTTGCATAATCTGCTCTTGATAAATAATAACACCATAAGTATTTTTTAAAATAGGTTGTAAGTCAGGATGTAAATATTGAACTTTTGAAGGGTCATGACGTCTACTAATATATGTTGGAATTTCTTCCATTGGTCCTGGACGATATAATGAAGTAACAGCAACAATATCTTCAAAATGTTCTGGTTTTAATCTTTTTAACACATTTCTAACACCATCGGATTCTAATTGGAAAATACCTGTCGTATCTCCTTTTGATAATAATTCAAAGACTTTCGGGTCATCTAACGGTATTTTTTCAATATCAATATGAATATCCAAATCTTTATTAACTTGATTAATGATTTGATGAATAATTGATAAATTTCTTAATCCTAAGAAATCAATTTTTAGTAGTCCAATTTTTTCATCTTCGGTCATTGTCCACTGCGTCAATAGCCCAGTATCGCCTTGTGTTAACGGAACATAATCATATAAAGGTTGATCATTAATAATAATTCCAGCTGCATGGGTAGATGTATGTCTTGGCAAACCTTCTAATTTTTTACTTAAATCAAACCAACGCTCATGACGGTGATTACGATGGACAAAATTTTTAAATTTTTCATTTTGATATGCTTCATCTAAGGTTATTCCTAATTTTTGTGGTATCAAACTGGAAATTTCATTTAAAGTAATATCATCAAAGCCCATAATTCTACCAACATCTCTAGCAACTGCTTTAGCTAATAAGTGGCCAAATGTCACTATCCCAGAAACATGCAATGATCCGTATTTTTGTTGAACATACTGTATGACTTTTTCACGTCGAGTATCTTCAAAATCAATATCGATATCTGGCATTGTTACACGCTCTGGATTTAAAAATCTTTCAAACAGCAAATTGAATTTTATAGGATCAATGGTTGTAATTCCTAATAAATAACTCACTAGCGAACCTGCAGATGACCCCCTACCAGGTCCTACCATAACATCATGTGTCTTAGCATAATGTATTAAATCACTTACTATTAAGAAATAATCTTCAAAGCCCATATCCGTAATGATTTGATATTCATAGGTTAATCGTTGCTGATATTGTTCTTGTTGCAGATTTAATTGTTCTAACTTCTTAACTAATAAGCCCCACAAATATTCTTTTGAAGGTTGTTCTTCAGGTGTTTCATATTGAGGTAAGAGTGATTGATGGTATTTTAATTCAGCATTGCAAAGCTGTGCTATTTTATCAGTTTCTTCTATAAATTTTTGATTTATAGAAAGATCTTGTCTCTCATTTTTAGTAATAAAATGTTCACCATAGTCTCTAGGTTCATGAATTAAATCTAATTTTTGATTATTCTTTATCGCAGACATTGCTGCAAGTGTATCTGCATCATTTAAAGTTAAATATCTGATTGACTGTAACCATGTATGCTGCATGTGATCCATTGATATACTAAGATGATCTAAATAAACAAATGGATGGTGCTTAAATTCTTCCACGATAGCTTTATGTTGTGGCTCGACATGCTTAAAAATCATTATCAAGTTTTCATTATAGCGCTGTAACAAGTCACATTGTACATTTTCTAATTGATTCATTTTAATTTCAGATGATAGTTGAAATAATGCTTGTAAGCCCTCATTATTTCTAGCTAGAACTACCATTTCTAAATAGTCTAAACCATTAGTTACATGAAGTGTCATTCCAAAAATGGGTTTAATGTTATGCGCTAAACATGCATCATAAAATTGTGGATAGCCATACAACACATTGGTATCAGTCAACGCAATGGCACTAACATCTTCAGACACTGCTTTTTTAACAATATCTTCTATCTTTAAACTAGAGCTTAATAAATCATATGCTGAATGTATATTTAAATATGCAACCATGGTTGTATGACTCCTTTCTTAGTTTAATTTTGTTCGCAATGCTTGAGCTAATTCATCAAATTGTACCCATGTAGCAACTGAAACACCACAAGCATTAGGATGTCCACCACCACCAAATTCATTAGCTATATCATTAATTGCTATATGACCTTTTGAACGTAATCTACATCTAATTTCATTACCTTCATCGACACCAAACATCCAAATTTTCAATCCTCTGATATCAGCAATAGTATTAACAAATTGAGAAGCTTCATTTGCTTTAATATCAAATTGCTTTAGTACTTGTTGTGTTATTTTCACTTGGCAAAAACCATCATCCATTAATTCAAAATGTTGTAATACATATCCTTGAAACGGTAGCATTTTAGGATCTTTTTCCATCATTTTATTTAATTCTGCATTATGATCAAAATCTTGAGCGATAAGTTTACCAGCAACATCCATTGTATGTTCAGTTGTATTATTAAATAGGAAACGACCTGTATCTCCAACAATCCCTAAATAAAGTACTCTAGCAATATCTTTGTTAATAAGAGACGTATCATTAAAATGATTAATAAAATCAAATATAATTTCACTTGTTGATGAGGCCGAAGTATTCACAAAATTTATATCACCATATGGATCAGTTTCAGGATGATGATCGATTTTTATTAATTGTTGTCCTAAATTAAAACGGCTATCATCAATACGTGGTGCATTTGCTGTATCACACACTATAACTAAAGCATTTTCATAAGTTGCGTCACTTATATTATCTAAATTACCAATAAAAGCTAAAGATGGTTCTCCATTACCTACGGCATAGATATCTTTATGTGGGAATTTCTGTTGTAAGTAATATTTCAAACCAAGTTGTGATCCGTAAGCATCAGGATCTGGCCTAACGTGTCTATGGATGATTATAGTATCAGCTTGTTCAATTTTTTCCATTATATTATTCATTGTCTTTATCATAATATTTCCCCCTTTTAGAGCTAGTAAGATTTTTAATCTATACTAGCTCTTATGCAGTTGTACCTCAGTACAACTGTATTCCTTTTATCATTTTTAATCTATACTAGCTCCCCAACTTGCATATTTTTGTAAAAATTCTCCAAGTAGAATTTTTAGATGTTGGGGCCCCTATGCAGTTGTATGTCAGTACAACTGTATTCCTTTTAAATTACTATTTTAATAGTTAGAAGTTCCTCATTATCCCACATTTTTACAGTTCATCAAACATTTGACATATTACAAGTGCACTTGCTACTTTTTCTTTACCACTAACCATAGTAACTTCAATCTTAGCAAAATTACGGCCTAAATCTAGTATGTCATAATCAACGGTAATATAAGACTCAATCGGTACAGTTTTAATATAGACAATGTTCAAATTTTCTATCATTACATTACCTTTTTTATATTTACGCATTTCATACTGTATGGTTTCTTCAATGATACTAACAAAAGCACCTTTACTCAAAGTACCATAATAATTAATAAATAGTGGAGAAACTTCAACTGTAATTTCATCTTGATTCATCGTAATATATTTAGCAATTTGATCATTGATAGTGTCACCCATTTGAGGTTGACGTCCTATCACTTGTAATGATTTTAAAACGTCTTGTCGATTAATGACACCAATCGTTTTATTATTACTTGCCACTACCGGTATCAATTCAATACCTTCCCAAATCATCATATGCGCACAACTAGCTACAGTACTTGAAGCTGTAACACAAATTGGATTTTTAGTCATAATTGAACCAATTTCATCATTATCTTCGGTATTAATTATTTCTCTACTTGTTACAATGCCAACTAACTTATATGTTTCATTAACAACCGGGAATCTAGTGTGCCCTGTTTCATTTGCAATTCTTTTATAATCTTCAATTTTCATATTATCAAATAAAACGGATAAATCATCGAGAGGCGTCATGATATCTTGTACAATCAAAATATCTTTTCGTATTTTTTGATCAAATAAGGCTTTATTAATAATATTAGCTACTAAAAATGTATCATAGCTTGATGAGATAACAGGTAATTCTTTCGCATTAGCATATTCTATGACCCTACTTGATGGTTTAAAACCACCAGTGATAAGAATTGCAGTATCTCTTTTCAATGCTTCAATTTGCACATCATCTCTATTACCAACAATTAATAAAGTTTTATCACCAATATATTTCATAATATCTTTAATTTCCATTGCCCCAATAGCAAATTTCGACACAGTTTTAGTTATTCCTTTATGACCACCTAAAATTTGACCATCAATAATATTAACAATTTCATTAAACGTTAAATGTTCAATTTCAGATCGGTTACGTTTTTCAATTCTTACAGTACCGACACGATCAATGGTTGCAACCATACCGATTTTGTCAGCATCTTTAATTGCACGATATGCTGTGCCTTCCGATACATTTAAAAATTTGGCGATTTTACGTACTGATATTTTAGAGCCAATAGAAAGTGATTCAATATAATCTAAAATTTGTTCATGTTTTGTCATGATATACCTCGTCTTTTCAAACACTAATAGCTATATTATAACTTTATTTTCAATAAAAAGCATTGAACAATAACTGATAAATAACTACCAGTAGTATTTTATATTTTACATAAAAGTGTGTTTATAAAATATTTCAAAAAAGATATATTTTAAATGGAAAAATTTACTATTATTTATTAGAATAGAAGTGAGGAGGGATGTACCGATGTATAAAAATATATTACTTGGTGTAGACACTCAACTTAAAAATGAAAAAGCATTAAAAGAAGTGTCTAAATTAGCTGGCGAAGGTACAGTTGTAACAATTTTAAATGCTATTAATGAGCAAGACGCACAAGCTTCAATTAAAGCAGGTGTTCATTTAAACAAATTAACAGATGAACGAAGCACACGTTTAGAAAAAACACGTAAAACTCTTGAAGATTATGGTATTGATTATGATCAAATCATTGTAAGAGGAAATGCTAAAGAAGAATTACTAAAACATGCCAATAGCGGTAAATATGAAATTGTTGTGCTTAGTAACCGTAAAGCTGAAGATAAGAAAAAATTTGTTCTTGGTAGTGTCAGCCATAAAGTAGCAAAACGTGCAACAATCCCTGTGCTGATCGTTAAATAATAATTTAATGTTAGATTCGAAGCGGTTTTGAAGAATAATTTATATTGTTAAACTCAACTAAAAAACTGATAAATTGATACTATAGTTTATCAACTTTATAACCATTCGATTAATAACAGCATTAAAAATAACGCGTTAGATTTCACGTTACTGAGCTGACCCCAATTAGTGGGAATAAAATAAAAACACTTCCGTTGAATTCGTGTAAAATGAATCTAAACGGAGGTGTTTTTCTATGAAAAGAGTATCTTATTCATTAGAAACTAAAAATAAAGCTATTGAAATGAAAAGTGCTGGTTATACTTCAAAACAAATTATGGAGACCTTAAATATTAGAAATAGAACACAGGTCGATACATGGTGGCGTTGGTATCGAAATGGAGAAAGTTATAGATTTTCTCAACAAGTAGGAAAACAGTACAGTTATGGCAAGGGTATTGAAGAATTAAGTGAATTAGAAAGACTAGAATTAGAGCTTAAAAGAAAAGATGTTGAATTGGACATTTTAAAAAAGTACAAAGAATTGGAAAGGAAGTGGTTCCAGTAGTAGTTATAGAATTAGTAGAAGAATTGAAGGATAAGTATTCAACCAAAATGATACTTGAGGTTTTAAACATACCTAAATCAACATTTTATAGATGGAAAAAGAACCAAAATAAAATAGATTTTATTACTGAAAAAGTCATTGAATTATGTGAAGAAAACAACTATACCTACGGTTATCGAAAGATTACAGCGCTAATTAATCAATCATCTTCTGTACCTGTTAATCATAAACGAATTCAGAGAATTATGCAGGAGAACAATTTGAATTGTCGAGTTAGACCTAAAAAGGCTAAAAAAGCTGGATCTGCTTATTATAAAACAGATAATTTATTACAAAGACAATTTAAAGCTAATCAACCAATGAAGTTACTAACTACTGACATTACTTATTTACCATTCGGTAATTCAATGTTGTATTTATCTTCGATTATGGATCTTTACAATGGAGAGATTGTGGCATATAAAATAGGATCTAAACAGGATCAAAATTTAGTTAACGAAACATTAAATCAACTAGATATACCCGAGGGTTGTATACTACATAGCGATCAGGGAAGTGTGTATACATCGTATTCT containing:
- the pfkA gene encoding 6-phosphofructokinase, which encodes MKKIAVLTSGGDSPGMNAAIRAVVRTAIYNEIEVYGVYHGYQGLVDDDIHKLELGSVGDTIQRGGTFLYSARCLEFKKPEVRQIAINNLRKRDIEGLVVIGGDGSYRGAQLISQECKEIQTIGIPGTIDNDINGTDFTIGFDTALNTIIDLVDKIRDTASSHARTFIIEAMGRDCGDLALWAGLSVGAETIMVPEVKTDLKEVAEKIEQGIKRGKKHSIVLVAEGVMTAQECSNQLAEFINIDTRVSVLGHIQRGGSPTGADRVLASRLGGYAVELLMNGETAKGVGIKNNKVTATPFDDIFDGNDHKFDLELYELAKKLSI
- a CDS encoding acetyl-CoA carboxylase carboxyltransferase subunit alpha; this encodes MLDFEKPLYEIRHKIDSLKESQEKNDVDLQEEIDMLETSLERETKKIYTNLKPWDRVQIARLQERPTSLDYIPYIFDSFMELHGDRNFRDDPAMIGGIGFLNGQAVTVVGQQRGKDTKDNIYRNFGMAHPEGYRKALRLMKQAEKFNRPIFTFIDTKGAYPGKAAEERGQSESIATNLVEMASLKVPVIAIVIGEGGSGGALGIGIANRVLMLENSTYSVISPEGAAALLWKDSNLAKIAAETMKITANDIKQLGIIDQVINEPIGGAHKDIETQALAIKDAFVKQLAELQQFSAEEVAQDRFDKFRNIGSYIE
- the accD gene encoding acetyl-CoA carboxylase, carboxyltransferase subunit beta gives rise to the protein MFKDFFNRTKKKKYLTVQDSKNNEVPAGIMTKCPNCKKIMYTKELAENLNVCFNCDHHIALTADKRIEAISDEGTFTEFDKGMTSANPLDFPSYLEKIERDQQKTGLNEAVITGTAELDGIKYGVAVMDSRFRMGSMGSVIGEKICRIIDYCTEHRLPFILFSASGGARMQEGIISLMQMGKTSVSLKRHSDAGLLYISYLTNPTTGGVSASFASVGDINLSEPKALIGFAGRRVIEQTINEKLPDDFQTAEFLLEHGQLDKVVHRKEMRKTLSQILKIHQGVSK
- a CDS encoding NAD(P)-dependent malic enzyme — protein: MSLKDEALEMHKRNQGKLEVKPNVKVTNKEELSLAYSPGVAEPCKAIYEDPRKVYDYTIKGNTVAVITDGTAVLGLGNIGPEASIPVMEGKAVLFKSFAGINGVPIALDTTDTEEIIKTVKLLQPNYGGINLEDISAPRCFEIEERLKKETNIPVFHDDQHGTAIVTMAGLINALRVVHKDLSEIKVVLNGAGAAGIAIVKLLYSYGVRNMIMCDSRGAIFEGRPYGMNETKDVVAKWTNKDKIEGSLERVIEDADVFIGVSVANALSQDMVKSMATDPIIFAMANPNPEINPDDAKEAGAKVIGTGRSDYPNQINNVLAFPGIFRGALEVEATHINEDMKKAAVEAIADLINSSELNEDYCIPGPFDKRVAPSVARNVAKAAMESGVARIEVDPQDVYDKTIKLTDLQ
- a CDS encoding DNA polymerase III subunit alpha, which produces MVAYLNIHSAYDLLSSSLKIEDIVKKAVSEDVSAIALTDTNVLYGYPQFYDACLAHNIKPIFGMTLHVTNGLDYLEMVVLARNNEGLQALFQLSSEIKMNQLENVQCDLLQRYNENLIMIFKHVEPQHKAIVEEFKHHPFVYLDHLSISMDHMQHTWLQSIRYLTLNDADTLAAMSAIKNNQKLDLIHEPRDYGEHFITKNERQDLSINQKFIEETDKIAQLCNAELKYHQSLLPQYETPEEQPSKEYLWGLLVKKLEQLNLQQEQYQQRLTYEYQIITDMGFEDYFLIVSDLIHYAKTHDVMVGPGRGSSAGSLVSYLLGITTIDPIKFNLLFERFLNPERVTMPDIDIDFEDTRREKVIQYVQQKYGSLHVSGIVTFGHLLAKAVARDVGRIMGFDDITLNEISSLIPQKLGITLDEAYQNEKFKNFVHRNHRHERWFDLSKKLEGLPRHTSTHAAGIIINDQPLYDYVPLTQGDTGLLTQWTMTEDEKIGLLKIDFLGLRNLSIIHQIINQVNKDLDIHIDIEKIPLDDPKVFELLSKGDTTGIFQLESDGVRNVLKRLKPEHFEDIVAVTSLYRPGPMEEIPTYISRRHDPSKVQYLHPDLQPILKNTYGVIIYQEQIMQIASKFANFSYGEADILRRAMSKKNRAVLESERQHFIEGAIANGYSEAISTQIFDLILKFADYGFPRAHAVSYSKIAYIMTYLKVRFPNYFYANILSNVIGADKKTAQIIEEAKQQNIKILPPNINESHWFYKATPKGIFLSLGAIKGVGYQSVKVIVDERYQNGKFKDFFDFARRIPKRVKTKKLLEALILVGAFDNFNKTRATLLHAIDQVMDDGLNIEQENLLFDMLTPKEIYEEKEELSDGLISQFEKEYLGFYISKHPVEKMFEKKQYLTIYKLANAKNYHPILVQFDNIKQIRTKNGQNMAFVTLNDGRQMLDGVIFPDKYKKYETELSQHDYYIISGKFDVRNQQKQFIINDIMQLDHYEEQKRLSTKQIVIRTKENIDEFKEIIYNQKQHQIDIEIMFYDETTNNMIPIGYINQKESRLDEFIQSFKPTDIRLI
- a CDS encoding DHH family phosphoesterase, producing the protein MIKTMNNIMEKIEQADTIIIHRHVRPDPDAYGSQLGLKYYLQQKFPHKDIYAVGNGEPSLAFIGNLDNISDATYENALVIVCDTANAPRIDDSRFNLGQQLIKIDHHPETDPYGDINFVNTSASSTSEIIFDFINHFNDTSLINKDIARVLYLGIVGDTGRFLFNNTTEHTMDVAGKLIAQDFDHNAELNKMMEKDPKMLPFQGYVLQHFELMDDGFCQVKITQQVLKQFDIKANEASQFVNTIADIRGLKIWMFGVDEGNEIRCRLRSKGHIAINDIANEFGGGGHPNACGVSVATWVQFDELAQALRTKLN